A stretch of Vibrio maritimus DNA encodes these proteins:
- a CDS encoding Kdo(2)-lipid IV(A) acyltransferase: MKIDKKPDFTLSLLHPKHWGVWIGFGLLALIVNLLPYAVLYKMGRGLGKFGMRFGGKRAQIARRNLELAFPEKTEQEIDAFVEENFKNSGMALIETGITWFWPTWRFKRILIARDISAIEQHEANGKGVLLCCVHALNLEVTARAFAVLGLPGYGAYRPHSNPAYEFIQYRGRTRNGNKLIYRTDLKSMIRVMRQGHRLFYLPDQDYGHNKSVFVPFFAVEEACTTTGTSILAYTSKCAIVPGSGFRNADGKYEIMADISIEDEYPKKDEVAAAALMNSYVEKIILRAPEQWLWMHKRFKSLPDHTKTNSRYL; the protein is encoded by the coding sequence ATGGATAGGCTTTGGTTTGCTGGCGCTTATCGTCAACCTTCTACCTTATGCTGTGCTTTACAAAATGGGGCGCGGCCTAGGTAAGTTCGGTATGCGCTTTGGTGGCAAACGCGCGCAAATCGCTCGCCGCAACTTAGAGCTGGCATTTCCCGAGAAGACTGAGCAAGAGATTGACGCCTTCGTCGAAGAGAACTTCAAAAACTCCGGTATGGCCCTGATTGAAACGGGCATTACTTGGTTTTGGCCTACATGGCGCTTTAAACGTATTCTTATTGCCAGAGACATCAGTGCCATAGAGCAACACGAAGCGAACGGTAAAGGCGTACTGCTTTGTTGTGTCCATGCGCTCAACCTAGAGGTCACCGCGCGAGCGTTTGCTGTGCTTGGTCTTCCGGGTTATGGCGCTTATCGTCCTCACAGCAACCCCGCTTACGAGTTCATCCAGTATCGCGGACGCACCCGTAATGGCAATAAGCTTATCTATCGCACCGATCTAAAATCTATGATCCGAGTCATGCGCCAGGGTCACCGACTCTTCTACTTACCCGATCAAGACTACGGTCATAACAAGTCAGTCTTCGTCCCGTTTTTTGCTGTAGAAGAAGCTTGTACTACGACAGGGACCAGTATTTTGGCTTACACCAGTAAATGTGCCATTGTGCCGGGCTCTGGCTTTAGAAATGCCGACGGTAAATATGAGATCATGGCTGATATCTCTATCGAAGATGAATATCCAAAGAAAGATGAAGTAGCGGCTGCGGCGCTTATGAACTCATACGTAGAGAAAATCATTCTGCGCGCGCCAGAGCAATGGTTATGGATGCACAAGCGATTCAAATCTCTGCCTGATCACACCAAAACTAACTCTCGCTACCTGTAA
- the lpxM gene encoding lauroyl-Kdo(2)-lipid IV(A) myristoyltransferase (LpxM is lauroyl-Kdo(2)-lipid IV(A) myristoyltransferase, an enzyme characterized in Escherichia coli and involved in biosynthesis of the form of lipid A found in that species and some closely related species.), whose translation MSNQEHIDKNLYDPRFQWAFLHPKHWGTWLGILLAVFLAFVPAKPRDRFARYISGIIVNKNGRVVRRTRLNLVKCFPEKSEQEIQHIVEETFAKAGQYLFGYSEFLVRSTKHNQKRGVMIGEENLMPLLEAGENVIILAPHAWAVDYPAVMLAAQGHKVATIMKPQNNPIGDWLMHVQRMQYGGRIFARSAGVKPFVRSIKDGYIGYWLPDEDHGPQNSVFVPFFAAEKATLKGFGKMSRLSRAKVVPVLPAYNDQTSKYEVHILPAIDNFPTGDEEQDARAMNKAIEDLLRDKPEQYMWNLYLFETQRDGKRIYDNH comes from the coding sequence ATGAGCAATCAAGAACACATCGATAAGAACCTCTATGACCCTCGTTTCCAGTGGGCGTTTTTACACCCTAAGCATTGGGGAACCTGGCTAGGTATTCTCCTTGCTGTCTTTCTAGCTTTTGTTCCCGCGAAACCTAGAGACCGCTTTGCACGCTATATTTCTGGCATCATAGTCAACAAGAATGGTCGCGTGGTAAGGCGCACTCGACTTAACTTAGTTAAGTGCTTTCCAGAAAAGAGCGAGCAAGAGATTCAACACATTGTCGAAGAGACATTTGCCAAAGCGGGTCAATACCTGTTTGGCTATTCAGAGTTTTTGGTGCGCTCGACCAAGCACAACCAAAAGCGCGGTGTGATGATTGGCGAAGAAAACCTAATGCCACTGCTTGAGGCAGGTGAGAATGTCATCATCCTAGCGCCGCATGCTTGGGCCGTCGACTATCCGGCGGTAATGCTCGCTGCGCAAGGGCACAAAGTCGCGACCATCATGAAGCCGCAAAACAACCCTATCGGGGACTGGCTGATGCACGTCCAGCGTATGCAGTATGGCGGTCGAATCTTTGCTCGCAGTGCTGGAGTCAAACCTTTTGTGCGCTCGATTAAAGACGGCTACATCGGCTACTGGCTTCCAGATGAAGACCACGGTCCACAAAACTCGGTGTTTGTACCCTTTTTTGCCGCCGAAAAGGCAACCTTAAAGGGGTTCGGTAAGATGTCGCGGTTATCGCGCGCTAAAGTGGTACCAGTGCTGCCCGCTTACAACGACCAAACCAGCAAATACGAGGTGCATATTCTTCCTGCCATCGACAATTTCCCAACCGGCGATGAAGAGCAGGATGCACGCGCAATGAACAAAGCGATTGAAGATTTGCTGCGTGATAAGCCAGAGCAGTACATGTGGAACTTATATCTGTTTGAAACTCAGCGAGATGGTAAACGTATCTACGATAACCACTAG
- the mutM gene encoding bifunctional DNA-formamidopyrimidine glycosylase/DNA-(apurinic or apyrimidinic site) lyase, giving the protein MPELPEVEVSRLGISPHLLEETIKEIVVRQRQLRWWIPEAIHELHGQPIISIRRRAKYLLIDTPTGTAIVHLGMSGSLRVLDNPPTPEKHDHVDLVLSNGKVMRYNDPRRFGAWLWCAPGESHELLDNCGPEPLTDEFNAEWMSERAKNKRVAIKTFIMNNANVVGVGNIYACESLFSAAILPTTPSYKISPEQWERLVSEIKLVLEQAIAQGGTTLKDFSQTDGKPGYFAQELQVYGRSGEPCRQCGNEIKEMKIGQRNTFFCDACQS; this is encoded by the coding sequence ATGCCAGAGTTACCAGAAGTAGAAGTCTCTCGTCTGGGCATCAGCCCCCATCTTCTCGAAGAGACCATCAAAGAAATTGTGGTCCGTCAGCGACAGCTTCGCTGGTGGATCCCCGAGGCTATCCATGAACTGCATGGTCAGCCCATTATATCGATACGCCGACGCGCGAAATATTTGCTCATTGATACTCCGACGGGGACGGCCATTGTTCATCTTGGTATGTCAGGGAGTTTACGCGTGCTTGATAACCCGCCAACCCCGGAGAAGCATGACCATGTCGATCTGGTGCTCAGCAACGGCAAAGTGATGCGCTATAACGATCCGCGCCGCTTTGGGGCTTGGTTATGGTGTGCACCAGGAGAGTCTCATGAGCTTTTGGACAACTGTGGCCCGGAACCTTTGACGGATGAATTTAATGCCGAGTGGATGAGCGAGCGCGCTAAGAATAAGCGTGTTGCGATCAAAACCTTCATTATGAACAATGCCAATGTTGTCGGCGTCGGGAATATTTACGCCTGTGAGTCCTTGTTTAGCGCCGCAATTCTTCCAACCACACCAAGCTACAAGATTAGCCCTGAACAATGGGAGCGACTGGTGTCTGAAATTAAGTTAGTGCTTGAACAGGCCATAGCGCAAGGCGGAACGACGCTGAAAGATTTCTCTCAGACGGATGGGAAGCCTGGATACTTCGCCCAGGAGCTTCAAGTATACGGCCGCTCTGGCGAACCTTGCCGTCAGTGTGGTAATGAAATCAAAGAGATGAAGATTGGGCAGAGAAACACCTTTTTCTGCGATGCTTGCCAGAGTTAA
- a CDS encoding FxsA family protein: MFPILLLLFIFVPIIEIGLFIQVGGFLGLWTTIGLVLLTAVVGASLVRSQGLQTLMSVQNRLQQGEMPAQQIVEGVMLAVSGVLLLTPGFMTDAMGMLVLLPAPRAAIAKYLMSKMVVKTMSGGFHHQGGFHQDPFQQDPFDSRRGDQQGGNTFEGEFERKDDDDRNKLN, encoded by the coding sequence GTGTTTCCGATACTGTTATTACTATTTATTTTTGTACCGATCATTGAAATCGGACTGTTTATTCAGGTGGGTGGCTTTTTAGGGCTTTGGACGACCATCGGTCTAGTGTTGCTCACTGCCGTGGTGGGTGCGTCTTTGGTTCGCAGTCAGGGCTTGCAAACCCTGATGTCAGTGCAAAACCGTCTACAGCAAGGTGAAATGCCAGCGCAGCAGATTGTCGAAGGCGTGATGCTGGCCGTATCTGGCGTGCTCTTGCTTACTCCTGGCTTTATGACTGACGCAATGGGGATGCTGGTGCTACTTCCTGCACCAAGAGCCGCGATTGCCAAATATCTAATGAGCAAAATGGTGGTGAAAACCATGTCAGGTGGTTTCCACCATCAAGGCGGTTTTCATCAAGACCCATTTCAGCAAGACCCCTTTGATTCTCGCCGTGGTGACCAGCAGGGTGGCAATACCTTTGAGGGTGAGTTTGAACGCAAAGATGATGACGACCGTAATAAGCTGAACTAA
- the aspA gene encoding aspartate ammonia-lyase produces MATTTLEHNVASQATRIEEDLLGQRHVPADAYYGIHTLRAIENFNISNVTISDVPDFVRGMVMTKKAAALANKELGVIPKDIAQFIIQACDVILETGKCMDQFPSDVFQGGAGTSVNMNTNEVIANVALELMGKEKGQYEFINPNDHVNKSQSTNCAYPTGFRIAVYNSVQKLVDAIEYLKGAFEAKSQEFSTVLKMGRTQLQDAVPMTVGQEFHAWAVTLNEEIRALEYTSKLLLEVNIGATAIGTGLNAAHGYQELAVKHLSEVTGLECVPAEDLIEATSDCGAYVMTHGALKRLAVKLSKICNDLRLLSSGPRAGLNELNLPELQAGSSIMPAKVNPVVPEVVNQVCFKVLGNDNTVSFAAEGGQLQLNVMEPVIAQSMFESLDILKNACINLRDKCIDGITVNKEVCESYVYNSIGIVTYLNPYIGHHEGDIVGKICAETGKSVKEVVLERGLLSEEELDDIFSVDNLMKPQYKAKRYE; encoded by the coding sequence ATGGCGACAACTACCCTTGAGCACAATGTTGCTTCTCAAGCCACTCGTATTGAAGAAGATCTATTAGGTCAACGTCATGTCCCGGCCGATGCTTACTACGGCATCCACACGCTTCGCGCTATCGAAAACTTTAATATCTCAAATGTGACCATTTCGGATGTGCCCGACTTTGTTCGTGGTATGGTCATGACCAAGAAAGCCGCGGCGTTAGCAAACAAAGAGTTAGGTGTAATCCCTAAAGATATCGCACAATTTATCATCCAAGCCTGTGACGTTATTTTGGAAACAGGCAAGTGCATGGATCAATTCCCTTCAGATGTGTTCCAGGGCGGCGCGGGTACGTCGGTTAACATGAACACCAATGAAGTCATCGCCAACGTGGCACTAGAACTGATGGGCAAAGAGAAAGGCCAGTATGAGTTCATCAACCCAAATGACCACGTTAACAAGAGCCAATCAACAAACTGCGCATACCCGACGGGTTTCCGTATCGCGGTCTACAACAGCGTACAAAAGCTTGTCGATGCCATTGAATATCTAAAAGGCGCGTTCGAAGCGAAGAGCCAAGAGTTCTCTACCGTTCTAAAAATGGGTCGTACTCAGCTGCAAGATGCGGTACCTATGACCGTTGGCCAAGAGTTCCATGCTTGGGCAGTGACGCTAAACGAAGAAATTCGTGCACTCGAATACACATCAAAACTATTGCTAGAAGTGAACATCGGTGCGACAGCCATCGGCACGGGTCTAAACGCAGCTCATGGCTACCAAGAACTTGCGGTTAAACACCTATCTGAAGTGACGGGTCTTGAGTGTGTGCCAGCCGAAGACCTTATCGAAGCGACATCTGACTGTGGCGCGTATGTAATGACTCACGGTGCACTTAAGCGCCTTGCGGTGAAGCTGTCTAAGATCTGTAACGACCTGCGTCTGCTTTCTTCTGGTCCACGTGCGGGTCTGAACGAGCTAAACCTCCCTGAGCTGCAAGCGGGCTCGTCAATCATGCCAGCGAAAGTGAATCCAGTGGTTCCTGAGGTCGTCAACCAGGTGTGCTTTAAGGTGCTAGGTAACGACAATACGGTCTCGTTTGCCGCAGAAGGTGGTCAGCTTCAGCTTAACGTTATGGAGCCAGTGATTGCGCAAAGCATGTTCGAGTCGCTGGATATTCTTAAAAACGCCTGTATCAACCTAAGAGATAAGTGCATCGATGGCATCACCGTCAACAAAGAGGTGTGTGAAAGCTACGTGTACAACTCTATCGGTATCGTGACTTACCTAAACCCATACATCGGCCACCACGAGGGTGATATCGTTGGTAAGATCTGTGCTGAAACAGGTAAGAGCGTCAAAGAAGTGGTACTTGAGCGTGGGCTTCTATCAGAAGAAGAATTAGATGACATTTTCTCTGTAGACAATCTGATGAAACCTCAGTATAAAGCCAAGCGCTACGAGTAA